TCTTCTTCTACTCGCTCAATCTCACTCTAATTGATGACGACAGGTTCATACAGAAAATACAAAGCACAGCTGAGTCACATCTTTTGATAGTGCGACAATCTTATACAGTAGAGTGCTAAATATTGACACTAATCAGACATTTTAGAGGACTGTCGGTTAAGGTGTACTACCTCTTCTTGGGGGCTTAGTGGGACTCCTTTGAGTTTTCTGAAGTACAGGCTGGTGTAAGTCTGGGCATCTCGTGCCCGCTGGAGGGCAAAGGTCCAACTTCCCCGACGACGCTGTTCCCTGATCTCACTTAGGTTTGCCTCAATGGCAAACAACCACCATTGTCTGCAGCTTGGAGAAAAGGTTACATGTGTAAACAAATCAGAATCTACTGCTTTAGTGCCAACGGTCTCCGAGTCTTACTTTCCAGAGACAGAGCAGTTGGGCCTCCATTTTCTGTAAAGCATTTCCCTTTCCCGGCGGTATAGTTCTTTGAGGAATGCCATGACTTGTTGGTATTGAACCTGAGAGGACACACATTCAGATCATCACATGTTTATGCTGACAttgcattttatatttatagcaCTACAGCattgatgggagaccgcctgggaatatttttttaaagactagTGTTGTAAATTGGGATTTTTGTAGATGTTCACGTAAAGAGAGTACACCACATACACCCGTGTAATGTAACGATGCCGACCTGAGATAAGTGTAGAAACATAGTCTCCAGCTGAACGTGGCCTTGAATCCGTGGAGTGTGTCGGAACCTCAGAGGCTCCTTGGAGGCATTTCTTCTGAGCAATACGGAGGCACACACTGGTTCAAAGATATACTGGTGCTCCCACGTCTTCATACATTGGGTCATAGCTTCCTGCACATTCCCAAAACATAAATTGTCACGTGGGGGGAGGTGGTGGGGGTAAGTGTATTCCATATGTGACTACGTATTATATCATTGTGAAAACTTCAAAACGATTTTCTTTCCTGCGTGGTTCAAGAAAGAGTAAGGTAAAGAGCACACACTGATCTAAGCACTCCAAACAGATGCGAGACAGTGTAAAGCTGCTTAGTAAATAAACGTTAATCTCTGGCACAATGCCAACCTAAGTCAACGTCTGACAATTTCTAACCCTTTGCAATACCAAAACGTTTGTTGTGGATTCAAATAAAAGCAGTGCAGTATCCAcacaaaatgtgtgttttggttGGAATCTGACCTGGATCTGATTCACCGGGAGATTTGCCAGCATTTCACATTCTGTATCCCAGTAGACTCTAAAATCTTCGATCTCCAGCTGCTTTTGTCGAAACGGAGTCCATGCCTATGAAAAGGGGAACATACATtacttatacttttttttttttacagacagGACTAAATCATGACATATtacatatcttttttttttttagccatttGCAGTATAACAGCCGGATTGATAGCGAGCTTTGAAGTCAAACACTACTTGCCTTATCTTTGGATGGATTCTGAGCAGAAATATTGTTGACACATACTCCAAAGGAGAAGGGCTTCTCTGGATTGCACGTGTCATCCTCAAATCTCAAGTGCACATCTTGGATGTTCAGCtacacaaataataaaaaaagaaacagattggtccaatgaagaaaaaaaaattaaactctcATTGTGTATAATTTCTGCTGAAGTGCCAACAGCTAGTACcagaagttttcttttttttacagataACACTCAACACTGACATTTTTCGCCGCTGATCTCTATGCCAAAActcatgaggttttttttaatgtgtaaaTTGAAACTATTATGTTGTATTACAAGTCTCAGGTAGAGTTTGATTTTGTATTGGTTTACTGTACCTCTATGTTTTCCACAATCCTTGTCACCACTGATGCAGTCACAGAGTACCAGTAAGACTCTCCTTTTTGTTCACACTCACTCTAAAGGAAGAACAGAAAAAATATACAGTAGATATAAATTTAAGATCCATttcagaatttcagaatattctctacataaaaaaaaaaagtttggagaaaaaaaagaaatcaaatgaaaatcatcAAAATCTTTAATACTTTGAATTTGTCTTCAAGAGCCTTGAGGAGATATTTCTTGCGTGTCCTCTGCTcttctttctccttctcatCGTCATACTCCCGCAAATGGGCAGGACCAATAATGAGGTTTAGCTGGGACATGGAGATGACCCAAGGGTCACTGTGAGGCCGGTAGAAAGGGATCTGAAGCGTGATCTTTCCAATGAAGCCTAAAAAACAGGAAAGATCACGGATAAGGAAAATATAAACTACACTTTTTCTTAACACACAAATGTCTATTGTATATTACATCAGGTGATCATGGAGGCTTCATAAGGAACCCAAAGGAAAACACTATAATCCTCACCTGTTTTAACCTCAAAGGGCAGGTCAAACTCTTTGAGGGCATCTTTCCTCAGAGGTAAGTTCTCCAATTCAACTGCACCTAAGAAGCAGGAATAAGCATCgttcacatttgccatttgGTTGAATACAAACTGTGACAGGCCTACACAATTACCTTTGAGCAAGGCTATAGATAGTTGATCTGTGTTTAAGTTGCTGACATATTTCCCCAAATATGTGTTTAGCACCCAGGCGACAAGGCCTTCCAACATCCTGTTGGTTCAGGGATGCCGCTCTTCCCAAAAACGTCGATGTAGGCAAAATGACAGCTCTCAGGGGGAAGGGGGAAGATGTCTGACAAACGGAAAGATAAAGACATTTATGACAATAGACTGCTCAAACTACTGTAGCAGAACATAAGACAACATGTCTATAATGTTCGAGTTTCTTTGTCCACCCAACAACACAAAGGACACACCAGAAGAACATACTTGTAGTGATTTGTTGTCTTATTGCCATGAACCACTTTCCTTCTGCTTCATGAGGACATTACGTTAAACTCCTTCATCACAGCCTCCTTACtatccatctatttttttatagCAGGTCTTCTTCGGGAGGGATAGTTATATATCTTACAAATGAACACTTAATAAATCTATTTGGCGCGTTCGATCAAATCAATTTCAAATGGAACGTCCTAGTATGTCCTTGCACGAGGAACAACCCGAGGAAACATGTTGAAAATGCCGCCAAAGAGACACGTTCTTTGAGTTAGTTCTTATTTGCTCCGAGTCTTCAGTTAGCTCACTGTCACGCCGCATCGTAGCCTGTCCTGCTTACACCTTGGATTGGTAACAGGTAATGATGAAGTTAATCAAAACAGTATTACTAACTCACCCCTGAGTGAAGTTGTTACTTTCCATCAATTGCTCCTTCGCTGGTCCATACTGATGAATGCCAGTGTCAAGGAGCTGACAGAATTGTCGCTCACACTAGGAAGCACTAAAGTGACAAATAACACAGCATGAAGACAAACAGATACCGACAAAGGAggacaggttaaaaaaaaaaaaagccgagaCAAACCAAACGCACAGAGATAAGACAACTCCAAAGCCAAGGTGGCTGATGAAAGGGCAAGGTTGTACTCTGCACGCCAAAGCTAACTACCAAGCTAAAAGTAGCTTAAGAAGATAGTGTCCACCCTCAAATCAACTAATCATTGGGGCGGAAAAGTAGAACACTATATTACAAAAGCATTACGTTTTCATAGAAAACACAGTTATTCGACACCAAATAAACACATCACATTTGAGGTTTGTGTCGCACGATTTTATAACCATTGGACTTCCAACTTGGACTTCCTGTCACGTGATCAAAACAAACCTTCGTCGTCGTTGTCTTCTTCTATGATGGAGTGTGACTGACTTTTCTCACGCAGTGAGccgcaaataaaaaatatgaattatACATACATTTAATGAATACGTTAACAATGTATATAATATACTGTGGCAGAAGGGAGTAACGCCACAAAAGTACACACATCTTTCTCTTGCACACAATaactttttgtcacatttgaatTTAAGAACTGTTCGATGTCATCAGTATTTCGAAGCCCTTTTCCTACATTCCAGCATAGTGTTAGTTAAAACTATGATTAAGGTTACAGTGGCTTCCAATAATATAATTTGTTTTATGTAAATAATAGAAACGCCACAAACATGAATGACATGGTGATAATTAGTATTTGaccttggctgacaaggtccATCTGGTTCTTCTCCAGTATTTTAGCACAAGAGCATGACTCATTTTACTATTCACTCCAAAAGGCTGGCACtggtccgcctcacagtcagtatggagtttgcattttcccccccccccctacccgtgtgagttttctccgggcactccggtttcctcccacatccccaaaacatccttggtaggccaattgtgcactccaaattgcccctaggtgtgagtgcggatggttgttcatctctatgtgcgattggttggcaaccggttcagggtgtccccgcctactgcccgatgaccgctgggataggctccaggatgcccgcgacccccgtaggGCCAAGCAGTATAgcttatggatggatggatggatcccaAAAGGCATCGACTGATTTTCCTGATGATCACTATAGTTTTTTATTTCTATCATTATGTCAGATACTTATTAAGTATATTACCTGACTTCATAACTGACCAGTGACCACTGACTGCACTTCCTACCCAGTAGACCACCTCAGAGAAACAAGAGGATTCGACTATGTGGCAGCCTCCTTACAGATTATGATGTCACTGTAGGGTTTTAATGACCATTAAGGGATCACAGTCAAGATTAGTTCCCATGGAGGTAACCGGTTGTGTAAAAAAGGTACAACTAAGGCACAGCCTGATTATTCAATTCAACACTCCTGCAGGACTCACCCTTACTCTACAGGAGTTATAATGGATTTTTCTTCTATAAAAAGTATCAAGCAACAATATTAAGATGATTACAAACGAAGCCTGCTTTTCCGACCTATGGTAAGCTTTAGCTTTTCTAATTGAGGTCAAATATCCTACTGAATGTAATTAAGAgttagtgtttttttccccaacagtATTGAATCTCTGCCCGCATATTGTCCTATATTTTGCCACATAAAGCTTGAATCAGCAAGATGAAGGTAAAATGGACCATGTTGGGCATGGTTGTCTTCTTCCTACTCTCTGTGGTTATGACCTTCTGCTTCATATGGCAATACAGGATACCAAAGTTGAAAACAGGTAACATAGCTATACAGTAGAGTTTTGGATCACTTTCGTCGAGTtactaaattaataataataataatgaggagacaatggtacagataatggatggataggtAATAATAAcactacattttatttgtaacaCACTTTACTTTCCATAGGAGTCTCAAAGTGTGTTAGATCTTTACAAAAGGCTGGTACAGGATTATAaacttctgggggggggggaggttttGTGATGCAGATGATGAATTTATAATATAGGCAGACTTTGAGCTGATTTGGCTTCATACTACATCAATACAGTGAATTTTATAAAACATCTGTCCACCCATAAATGTACTTATTCATTGTTCaaatttggggtcacaaaagaGATGGGGTCTCTAACAGCTGACATTCTGGGAGGCAGGCTAAACCTTGAACTGGTTACCACAGGGCACATACTGATCTACTCACATctatggacaatttggaatcTCCAGTCttcctaacatgcatgttttgggggaATATATGGGAGGATGGAGGGGTATCTGATTCTGGACTAACCACATGCAAAAATGAGAATGTTCCTTTGCACAAGGCAAACAAGACTGACTCAAAGATGCATTTCTCTTTACCCAGAAGTGGTTATAAAGGAATCGGCAGCAGAGGAGATGTGCCCACGGTATCCCGAGCCTGTGCCACTCAAACATCCTATCACATCTCTCAGAGTGGCTTTAGAAAAGGTAACATTTCTTTCTTTATCATTCTGGATATAATTATCATTATTCTCCCACCAGGTTGACCTACTCCTGAGGAGCAGTGTTGACAGAATCAAGCTTCCAGCAATATCTGCCATTATGGTTTTAAATGACTCTGTTCTTTGGATTGGTAATCTTGGCAAAAAGAACATGAGTGACCCAACATCTTCTCCACCCGATGAGTACACAGTCTACAGGTAAACTCACGTACATTGGGAGGATCTATCCATTTGTCTGTTTGGATAGTCCAAGCACTCTGTGGGGCAGCAAAAAGTCTGGCCAAGGTCAGGCAGCTTTCATACGGCTGCATTGGTCAGAGTACAAAAATAGAATGGTAGCGGATGAAAGCAGTTCCTTGCTAGCTTAGGCTATTTCTATCAACGCTAGTCTTATAATATTCATACCAGCAGGAATATGGGAGTGGCAGCGAATTTTTTGCATATCCCGACTAATTGTGAAAAAGTGTCAGTAATATGTACAGTACTGGACACGATATGTTTAGGTTTCAGCAtgccttgttaaaaaaaatctcgttTTTGCTGATGCAGGGTTTCGGTAAATAATACCGATATGTTTACTGTATCACATCGATTTGAATGATTGCATTTGCAGAATTGCAAGCCTGTCCAAGATATTTCCCTCCCTGATGTTGTACAAGCTGTGGGAAGATGGCCTTGTGGACTCAATAGATGACTCAGTGGAGAAATACATAGACAACTTCACCATCAAGAACCCACTGGGCACCGACAGGGAAGCGCCATCCACCACACGCAGGACCTTCAACAGAGCTGCCATTACCTTACGTAGAATGGCCAGCCACCTTTCTGGTAAGACTAAACCATCATTCACTTACTTAGTGAAGATAGTTAACTGTAGTATTTCAAAACAGATTAGAAAATCAACCTGGTGCCAAAATATAAATGGAGCCCATACAATGGGGTTTTACAGGATTACCCCGCAGATTAAGGTCAACTAATCTCCTCTGGGATGGGGACACAGAATCAGCCCTTCATGAGTTGCAGGATGATGTCCTTGTTGCTGATCCAGGAACAAAGTAAGGTTTTCCCTGCCTTGTTCTAATTTAATGACAGTAAATGAGCACATCAATATGGGTGCAAGCTAAGATAATGTTATTGACGTGCCTTTGCTGTCTTTATCTATAGATGCCACTACAGCAATGTCGCCTTTGCTCTAATGGCCAACGTCTTGGCTGAGAAAGTGACTGGAATGGGTTACGAAAAGTGGGTATCCCGCAATATTTTGGATCGGCTCAGCATGAAGAACACCGGCTTCAACATGACTCCTATGATTCAGAGACAGATGGCAATGGGTGTCTACAGCAACGGTCAGCCGGCTCCCCTCTACAACTTGGGCTGGTATCGACCTGCGGGTCAGATGTACTCCACGACAGCCGACATGGCAAAACTTGTGATGACTCTCCTGGGATCATACAGAAGAAAACTCCTCCGAAAAGACACCCTTAACACTATGCTGGCCCCACTTTTCCAATGCCAGAATGGCTACTTTGCCAGCTACACTGGCACACCATGGGAGATCAACCAGCAACTGGGCTACGATGTCGTGAGAAAGGATGGTGACTTGGATGGCTTTGCGGCCTCTCTGTCACTGGTGCCACGTCTCAAATTAGGAATGGTGGTCCTGATGGCTGGGGTACGACCCGCAGGCCAGGATTTAGTGAGGCAGATATACAGCCATCTCATTCCTGCAGTGGAAGGTGCTTACAGGGATGCTGAACTGACACCCAGACCGCCGCCTGACCCAGCTCCATACGTAGGCTTTTTTACTTACAGAAATATAACTTTCTATGAGATTAAAGTAGGGTCACGTGGGGCCCTGCTCATGCAACAGTTTGGACCACAGGTGGAAAGCAAAATCCCAGACAATTACCAAACCATCCACCTTCAGTATCTTCAGGATAGGGTGTTCAGAGTGGTGTTCAAGAGCCCATACCCTTGTAAGTTGAAGGTCAACAGTGCCTCCGTCTCTTTGGAGACTCAAGACAGACAGCTCTTCAACTTTTACGTCTTCAACAAAAAAGGTGTGTCACCAGGATTTGATTCGCCAGGACTTAACACTTACAAAGTCATGAGGATAGCCGGCAAACCGTATTTTACAACATGAAAAGTGAATGCAAACATATTTTGCACTGGcttgccccccccccgaaaTACATGACTCATTTGATTTAGGGCAAAAGGAAGATTACATCCTAAAGAAGGGGGAACacattttttccttccttcctttttcgaAACGTTTGCTGTTAACTCACTTTTACCGCACCCTCCCCTCATACCGTAATGTAAAAACTTTGTTAATTTATGTACACTTTGTAACACTATGATTAAATATACAATGCAACAATTTAACTAAAAACAATATAAAAGctgataaaaaaacatttgtgtatTTCATTTCACCGTAGTCACAGCATGAATCCACCTTGCAGTGACAAAAGTGAACCTGAATCAGGTATTTTTCATAGGTTTGACAGAATACTGAAACAACA
This region of Syngnathus typhle isolate RoL2023-S1 ecotype Sweden linkage group LG2, RoL_Styp_1.0, whole genome shotgun sequence genomic DNA includes:
- the lactbl1a gene encoding putative beta-lactamase-like 1 translates to MKVKWTMLGMVVFFLLSVVMTFCFIWQYRIPKLKTEVVIKESAAEEMCPRYPEPVPLKHPITSLRVALEKVDLLLRSSVDRIKLPAISAIMVLNDSVLWIGNLGKKNMSDPTSSPPDEYTVYRIASLSKIFPSLMLYKLWEDGLVDSIDDSVEKYIDNFTIKNPLGTDREAPSTTRRTFNRAAITLRRMASHLSGLPRRLRSTNLLWDGDTESALHELQDDVLVADPGTKCHYSNVAFALMANVLAEKVTGMGYEKWVSRNILDRLSMKNTGFNMTPMIQRQMAMGVYSNGQPAPLYNLGWYRPAGQMYSTTADMAKLVMTLLGSYRRKLLRKDTLNTMLAPLFQCQNGYFASYTGTPWEINQQLGYDVVRKDGDLDGFAASLSLVPRLKLGMVVLMAGVRPAGQDLVRQIYSHLIPAVEGAYRDAELTPRPPPDPAPYVGFFTYRNITFYEIKVGSRGALLMQQFGPQVESKIPDNYQTIHLQYLQDRVFRVVFKSPYPCKLKVNSASVSLETQDRQLFNFYVFNKKGVSPGFDSPGLNTYKVMRIAGKPYFTT